The proteins below are encoded in one region of Cucurbita pepo subsp. pepo cultivar mu-cu-16 chromosome LG10, ASM280686v2, whole genome shotgun sequence:
- the LOC111803510 gene encoding 5'-adenylylsulfate reductase 1, chloroplastic-like codes for MALASSSSASAITGSSFSRSISASEPKAPQIGLVRLFSRPNLPASSVNYSQRRCSVEPLHAEPKRNDSVAPLAASSVAPAVVEEVQVEDYEGLAKDLENASPLEIMDKALEKFGNDIAIAFSGAEDVALIEYAHLTGRPFRVFSLDTGRLNPETYKCFDEVEKHYGIHIEYMFPDAVEVQALVRSKGLFSFYEDGHQECCRVRKVRPLRRALKGLRAWITGQRKDQSPGTRSEVPVVQVDPVFEGLDGGIGSLVKWNPVANVGSKDIWDFLRSMNVPVNTLHSQGYVSIGCEPCTRPVLPWQHEREGRWWWEDAKAKECGLHKGNLKQEDAAELNGNVKGDSTDVDIFESQNLVSLTRDGIENLARLEGKKEPWIVVLYAPWCRFCQAMEGSYVELADKLAGTGVKVGKFRADTAKEFAQRELQLDSFPTILFFPKHSSRPIKYPSEKRDVDSLMAFVNAFR; via the exons ATGGCgcttgcttcttcttcttcagcttctGCGATTACCGGTTCCAGTTTCTCTCGTTCCATTTCCGCCTCTGAGCCTAAAG CCCCGCAAATTGGTTTGGTTAGGTTGTTCAGTCGGCCTAATTTGCCAGCCTCGTCTGTGAACTATTCGCAGAGACGATGCTCTGTAGAGCCTCTACATGCCGAACCAAAACGGAACGACTCCGTTGCTCCTCTGGCAGCTTCCTCCGTTGCCCCTG CGGTGGTTGAGGAAGTGCAGGTTGAGGACTACGAGGGTTTAGCTAAAGACCTTGAAAATGCTTCACCCCTTGAAATTATGGACAAAGCCCTAGAGAAATTTGGCAATGATATTGCTATTGCTTTCAG TGGTGCTGAAGACGTTGCTTTGATCGAGTATGCCCATTTAACTGGTCGGCCATTTAGAGTTTTCAGCTTGGACACTGGAAGATTGAATCCAGAAACATATAAATGCTTTGATGAAGTGGAAAAACATTACGGCATCCATATTGAGTACATGTTCCCTGATGCTGTTGAAGTTCAAGCATTAGTCCGAAGCAAAGGGCTGTTTTCCTTTTACGAGGATGGGCACCAGGAATGCTGCCGTGTGCGCAAGGTGAGGCCTCTGAGAAGGGCCTTGAAGGGACTGCGAGCATGGATCACTGGTCAGAGGAAAGACCAATCCCCTGGAACCAGGTCTGAAGTTCCTGTTGTGCAGGTGGACCCTGTTTTTGAAGGGCTGGATGGTGGTATTGGTAGCTTGGTCAAATGGAATCCGGTTGCTAACGTTGGCAGTAAAGACATATGGGACTTCTTACGATCCATGAATGTGCCGGTTAATACATTGCACTCACAAGGATACGTCTCAATTGGGTGTGAACCATGCACGAGACCTGTGTTGCCATGGCAACATGAGAGGGAAGGAAGATGGTGGTGGGAGGATGCGAAGGCTAAGGAATGTGGTCTTCACAAAGGAAATCTTAAGCAGGAAGATGCAGCCGAGCTAAATGGCAATGTAAAGGGAGACTCTACAGATGTGGATATTTTTGAGTCTCAGAATTTGGTGAGCTTGACAAGGGATGGAATAGAGAATTTGGCAAGATTGGAGGGTAAAAAGGAACCATGGATTGTTGTTCTGTACGCACCTTGGTGCCGCTTCTGTCAG GCAATGGAAGGCTCCTACGTTGAATTAGCTGATAAGCTAGCGGGGACAGGAGTGAAGGTTGGGAAGTTTAGAGCCGATACGGCGAAAGAGTTTGCACAGCGAGAATTGCAGCTAGATAGCTTCCCCACCATACTCTTCTTCCCTAAACATTCCTCTCGGCCGATCAAGTACCCCTCGGAGAAGAGAGATGTTGACTCGCTTATGGCTTTTGTGAATGCTTTCCGATGA
- the LOC111803512 gene encoding lactoylglutathione lyase GLX1, whose protein sequence is MAEVASLAPNADLLEWPKKDKRRFLHVVYRVGDLDRTIKFYTECFGMKLLRKRDVPEEKYSNAFLGFGPEDSNFVVELTYNYGVSSYDIGTGFGHFAIASQDVYKLVEDIRAKGGSITREPGPVKGGSSVIAFAKDPDGYIFELIQRGPTPEPLCQVMLRVGDLERSIKFYEKALGMRLLKKVDRPEYKYTLAMMGYADELETTVLELTYNYGVTEYTKGNAYAQVAIGTDDVYKSAEVIKLVNQELGGKITRQAGPLPGIGTKIVSFLDPDGWKTVLVDNADFQKELEHQ, encoded by the exons ATGGCCGAGGTTGCATCTCTTGCTCCGAATGCCGACTTGTTGGAATGGCCCAAGAAGGACAAGCGTCGGTTTCTTCATGTTGTTTACCGTGTCGGTGACCTTGACCGCACTATCAA GTTTTATACTGAATGTTTTGGGATGAAGTTATTGAGGAAGAGGGATGTACCAGAAGAGAAATACTCTAATGCCTTCCTTGGATTTGGTCCAGAGGATTCCAATTTTGTGGTGGAATTGACATATA ATTATGGAGTTAGTTCTTATGATATTGGGACAGGCTTTGGCCATTTTGCTATTGCATCTCAAGAT GTATATAAACTTGTAGAAGATATAAGAGCAAAGGGAGGGAGCATTACCAGGGAGCCTGGTCCAGTCAAAGGAGGATCCTCCGTTATTGCCTTTGCAAAAGATCCTGATGGTTATATCTTTGAACTCATCCAAAGAGGTCCCACTCCCGAGCCACTCTGCCAAGTAATGCTTCGTGTTGGTGACCTGGAACGCTCTATCAAATTTTATGAGAAG GCCTTAGGAATGAGGTTATTGAAGAAGGTTGATAGGCCAGAATACAAG TACACCCTCGCCATGATGGGATATGCAGATGAATTAGAGACGACAGTGCTAGAGTTGACTTATAATTATGGTGTGACTGAGTATACCAAGGGAAATGCATATGCTCAG GTTGCCATTGGTACTGATGATGTGTATAAGAGTGCTGAGGTTATCAAACTGGTTAACCAGGAACTTGGAGGAAAGATAACTCGACAAGCAGGACCACTTCCTGGAATCGGCACAAAAATTGTTTCCTTTCTGGATCCTGATGGTTGGAAGACT GTCCTTGTTGATAATGCAGACTTCCAAAAGGAATTGGAACATCAATGA